From the Lathyrus oleraceus cultivar Zhongwan6 chromosome 3, CAAS_Psat_ZW6_1.0, whole genome shotgun sequence genome, the window GCTCTAAATAGATGAATAGTGAAGCACTCATCATTGTTCTCTGCTTGTAGTATTAATTATAAATCACGTTTCAAGTAAGCTGCTCTATCAAGTATCAGTCATGAAGTTTTGGCAGCGAGAACGTTCTTGCCTATAACTAAACCTCCAAAGGAACTAAAACAGCGCATACATGGCTACAAGTATTACTAGAAACAGATGTGTAATCTTAACATCTACCAGATCATAAGGTTATGCTTGAAACTTTGCATGGCATGAACTAGAAACAGATGTTAGAATCCTATATGTATCAACCAGGTTATAAGGTTCTGTTTAAAACTTTGCATTTGAGCCAGGCGATCCTTTCTTCAGGTGTATGAATTGTCAAAACTAGCACTAGAATCAATTGACATTAAAGAAACACTATAAACTAATCGGCGTGAAAGCCTTTTATTTCAAAGCACATGAAACATTTAATCTAATCAAAACATAAATATTAAGAAATCTTGTTACATGCTATACAAGTACACCTTCAGGATCTTATGTTGTTTCCTACGACGTTCCTAAATAAGCTGATTGGGCCAACCCGTGCTCATACAGGAACGAGTTAAGAGGAAATTCATCCATAGTTTAAATCCCTTGACATGGAAATTACCAACCTAGGACAATTAACACAGAAAATTCAAGTAGCAAGAGACTATCCCAGCAAAGCCTAACGAGCCCTGCTTGTTACAATTGTCATTTAATCCAAACAAATTTCGCAATACCTGCAAAGACAGGACTGACTATGATTAAAAACCACCAAAGGGTTGACTATGATTAAAAACCATCAGAGTTTTTGTCAAGCACACTACCAATGCCTGTGATAAGAAAAGACTTGTATCAATTAAATTGAAAATTAGTATGACATTAGCGAATAGTGTGGCTTGGAAGCCCCAGAATGAGCCATTCAGACACAGAAGATCACTTAGGAGTTATCTCTTAAAAGAAACAATTTATCCCCCTCAGTTTTTGAAAAGTGTATTAGACTAGATGTATGGCAAATGGGAATTCAGTTTACTTTCGGACTATTTGAATGTTTGATAGTCCTCCAAATAAATATAAGACTAAATGTATGACAAATGGGAAATCAGTTTACTTTTGGACTATTTGAATGTTTGCCATTCCTACAAATAAATATAATCGTAGACTTCAGATTTACAAAGAAACGACAAATGAAGAAATATGCTTCAACAATAAAAATCAAGCTATACAACCCTTCAATTACAACAAGCTTCAATAACCACACCCTTTTGTCCATAGTGGAATCAGATAAATGGATCAAACGCGCTGTAAATGCCTTACCCTGAATCATCTCTCTTTTTTTATAAATTACCATGAATCATTTCTAATATGTGATACCAAACCAGTTCATATACAAATAAGCATAATGTGTTCTCAAAATATCATTTCCTATGTGGCAAAAACATCCCCTCAAACTGCCGTTGTGTCTAACACCAACATGGAAAAAATCCATTCATTTATTGGATTATACAAGTTACTACCAGTTTTAAAATTAAACTGAAGGGCCAATGTCTATAAAATGACAAAAATTACAAACTACATAAAATCATCTGAATTTAAGAAAACAACATTTTGTACTAAACAACTTTCGAACTTTTCTCCCAAAACTTGTCCCAACTAGTATTCAATTATAGAATATTTTTCTCCTATGCATTTCATTTCTTCTGATTCGACAAGACTTAGAAGATAAAAATAACTTGTCAATCTGGTAGAAAAATATTCATTAAAACTTACACAGAAATACAACAGCCAAGAAGATGTGTTGTCACCATATTGGGTCGTCTATACAAGAAGCTCGTCTTCAAGATAATTATACTCAAAAGTGAATTCAGTCTTGATTCTTTGACACCTGAATCATCACACCAAGTAATAGAAAAGTTAACGGAAAAAGTATAAAATCAGCCAAGTATCATATTAAATAAACACTAAAATTAGGctgaaaataaaaataacaatgTTTACTCAACATACCATCCATGTTGCAGGTCATCATTTGCAATATGAAAATCAAAATACACATATGTTCCCTGCTCAAAATCATCCGTAGCAACTTTGGGCTCTTCATGACGCTGAAACCATGTATTATACTTTCGGTGGTATCTCCAAGACTGCTTCTTTAGCTCCTTTGCAGCCAAATATTGTTGGTATGTGTTCTAcagaaaaaaaaatgaatataagTACACATGATTGAGTAACAATAACATTAATCACATAGCACGTTCAGGTACCTGTTGATAATAAAATGCAAAGAACAGGGTGTCAGTGCCATATGCCTCAAGACCTAATCTCTCCCAAAAGGCAGGGTTGTTAACTATAGGCGCTTGTACTTGTGGATAGCTAGGAGGTGTAATTGCTGGATGCCTCTACACAACCACAACaaaatgaaaaattaaattaatgGTATGGGCAACCatataataaattatttaataaataaacCGAAATCCATACAGGTGTATAAGTTCTAGGACGCTCTGAGTCTTTAGCAAGTGGAACTTTAAAATGTGCTGCCTCAAGCATTTGTAAATTATATAGTTGATCACGCACTCCACCAGAATTAACACTTGATGCACTAAAGCTATCACCAATGGCTCCAAGGTCAACACCATTTCTTCTTCCAATGACTCCAAGGTGGCCAGCAGATTGATTTGATTGTAAAGGTTGACCAGGAGACAAATCAATATCTCTGGAAATCTGAGCAGCTTCTGGAAGAGAGGCAGATGCACCTACCTGTAGCATAAACAACAAATGGTCAATCAATATCATCATCATAATTGGGACACCCATGCACACATAAATACAAACTGAGTTTTTCGCATGTGCACACGAATCAAACAAAATGCATATTTTGCTATCTGCAAATCAGGAAAGTCTAAGACATTTGACATCCCATTGCCCTGTGCCTCTCACCAGCTTAAGATATGGACTAACATTGAGTTGGTCATCTGGTTTTCATATCACATGTTACCTGTCTATACACTAAGTACTAAATTTGTTCATGTCTAAATACCAAAACAAGAGGGGAAAGAATAGAAAACTTCTACAAATGCATATGCTCTATATTTCCTTCAAGCATTTATTAAAGATTATTCTACAGACATTCTTAGAAATAAACGTTGATATGTGTTTCTGCAAGTTATAAAGGGGTAAGATAGATCTTAAAATATAAAGAGATCATAAGTTAATAGGCATACAGGTGAATCTGCAACATATGCTGATTTCAAATCATCTTCAACTATGAGATTCTTGCCAATCCCTGTGCTAGTGGGTTCAGTTGTGGACTCGTCAGGAAAACTCTGATGTTGTTGCTGTTCTTCAATTTTATCTGCACAGTTTAAAACTTGAAATATAACCCATCTCTCGTAATAATGCCAATCTTAgattaaaatataaataattattgTACTCTTGTGAGAGATGTATTGTTCACACATAGAACTCGAGATGATTCAATTATCATTGAAGTAATTTTTAAACTTGACTCACCAACTACGAGAAATCTTATTCCTGATTGACTTACTAGACCCCAATGACTTCATAAAAAACAAGCACTTCATGACATGATATTGACATTTTGGgtatttatttattcatttagAGGGGAAGTCAAAACAGAGACTCTTTAAACACAAAGTACCATGAAGGAACAACCAGCGAGATTTTTTCACAAATACATCACTTGATTTCTCGGCATGATAAAAATTCTAATATTCCTTTTCATAATATTCTCTTTTtggaaaacaaaagaaatacaGGAAAAACAATATTCATTATGTACAGCTCACTAAACAATCAGAGCAGAATATTGTAGGTGTGGAGAGTTGGGAACTGCCTATAGACAAAACCATACCACTCTAACCATGCCCTTTTCAAAATgagaaaaggaaaagaaaatgGTCCTAAGAGGAAAAGTTATAAAGCAAAACATGATCTAGGATATATTAGAGCAACGCAAAAGATACCTGCATCTTTAGCAGCACCTGGAATTGCTTGTTGACTAGACGGCGGATGTACGGAGTTGGGCTGCTGTAGCGAGACAGAAGAAATACCACCAAGACTCGGGGATTGGGCTCCAAGTCCCATACTAGATTGTGAAGAAACGGATGAGCCTTGAGAGTTGAACTGCACATATTGAGGCATGTCATACAAATACTGAAATAACTTAGGCTTAATTATGCAATTGGTCCCGGCAAATAGGAGTCACTAATTGTGGCCCCAGTAATTCCAAATCATTTCAATTTGACACACTGCAATTTCAAATCATGTTCAAATTGATCCCAGTTGAATTTTTGTTGAAGTGTCATTGATGACCGTGTTTTTCACTTAGGGACCAATTAACAAATTCAAATGACTTACACACCTAGATTTAACATCAATTAACTATATTTAAGAGACAAATTAGAATTATgtattttttgtttttcattactgATATACTGCATATTGGCTGTATTTATTTATTAAGTTCGTAATTTAACTTGCTAACAAATCAATAATTACTCACTAACTAATAGCTTATTAGAACCAAGTTAACAGAGAATATGATatatgccatcaaatataattTTCATGTGCCAGAAATTAATTAGAACATAGTTGTACCTGTATTTATTAGGTAATGAGATAGAGTTGTATATTATTATTTCAAAGAAAAGAAAGCTATTAATTAGAAAAGTTAAATTTACATCAAAGAGAAAATGGATGAAGGGTCCTGAAGTGCAAAACACATTAAAAAGTTTAAAGCTTTGGTATGTGTGAACCTCAATACCACATATACTAATATTTATCATGCAGTTAACAATACAAGTTTGTTAAACCAATCACACATCACCATGAAGAGTTCAAACTGTACTTGAAACTACAGAGTGAAATGTCAGGCAATATTGAATGATCCACTAATTAAGATTATAATCTGAATGTCAAATTCTTCATTGTTTCTAAAGCAATCATAAAAGATCTTGTCTTTTTCATTTCCATAAATAGGTTTCGCAGCTCACCTATGATTTCGTAGAGAAGCAAAGGAACTAGAAAACCACTTCCAATTTTACTTGCAATGTTATCAAGACACACCCAGAGTTTAGAGTAAATACCCATTTGAAAAATTATTGAACTATACCAATATCAGAAGGAAATGTGATTGCATATATTGGCCAGACAACTCAAAGATACAATACAAGCCAACGCCAAAACCACAACAGCGACTCTCTTATATCACTAAAACAGAACCAAAATAGCTAGGACCCTGGATAAAAGTTTAATTTCTTAACCAAATTTTTTAAGATATAGTTAGGAACATCGGTAAAATATTTACTTTGAAGAAACAGAGGAGAGAAAGAGCATGATGAACTCCATAGATGCATTCTGGCCATAATGAAACTTCAAATAGAAGTTAAACTGTACAAGAACGAGTAAGCAAAGAGTACCTGCTGcaaaagtggactttgttgttgGGAAGAAAACTGCTTATGATTTCCTGCAACAAGGGAAGGCATATTAAGAAGGGTACTGGGCCCTTGTTGTTGCACTTGCTGAAACTTCTGCAGAAACTTTTCCCTTTGATCAGGAGCTATTTCAGTTCTTCCACGAAGCTGCCCCTGAATTTCAAAATGAACAAATCCCTTCAATGGAATTAACTTTACATAGATAATGAAATACATATGATGATACTTTCATTCAACCTAAAAGTTAAATTATATACAATATTGAATAGCATAAGATATCTTCTATATTTTAACAAAGGCAAATGAAAGTTTAAATTTGTTGAAACAATAGAAAATTTAATTTTTGTAAGTACGTGTGTGAAAGTTCATGTCTTTTTAAGCAAAAACAAGAAAATTTAAGGTCAAAAATTTACCGCATCATTCTGATTCGGAAAGGGACTTCCAGGCCTCCATTGCATGCCAGGAACCACAGAAGGGGAGAAAACTCTCCCAGATACTGCTGCAGCTTCATTAACAGTACTAGAGTCAACAGAGGCAGTTCCATCATTAACCTTCCCAACCTGAGGCAAGATCAATCTATTACTTAGTGGTGATACAAGAGGTTGCACCATTCCACTACTTCCAAGTCTATCATCAGCTGCCAATATGTTTCGCTTAGTTATTTCTGAGGCTGAAGGGAGTGAACCAAAGGCTCCATTACCAGAAACCATGTTTCCGGAACCAAGAGGGATGCTGGCTGTTGCTTGATTCGACAAGCTGTTTCTGCCCCTCACAAGAGCTGCATCAGAAAGCGAAGGAGATGGCCTACGGCTAGGGAAGCTGTTAATATCTTCTTCCTTTGTAGAGGCCGACTGATTTACATTAGCATTCTCCAAGACATTTCGAACAGAATTTGAGACAGGAAGGACCGCAGCCGGAGAACTGGACAAGTTATGACCTGAAACATTCACAAAAGCAGGAGTGGCATTGTTCCCGGTAGGTGTTGAAGCAGAAGAGCTGATTCCGCCACTTTTAGGAGGTGGAGTTTTTGCCACAATGTCAGAATTGCTATCTTGAGACGCTGTCTCGTCAGCTTGCTCCTAGAGAGAAGCATTCCAATGATTAAAAATCAGTTTCCTACTCCTAGAGGGGAACAACAATGATGTCCATCTATTTAAACAGCAACTAATGAAAATGCAGCTTTTCTTCCCTTTGACTGACAGTCAAGTAAATGATAATTCAACCAAGTGCACTTGGTGAGACTGCAGTCTTGAGTCcattatttataatattaatCTTCAATTTGTGCTATTCGATATGCCATCAGAAATCATTTAAATTTAGATCGTGTGTAAGATGGATATTGTAAAAATTAGATTAAAAGAACAATTAGTGCTTTCTGTGTGTCATAGGTATATTAACCTTTCATGTTATACGCCTTAAGTTACTTATCACCACTCATGGTGATAAGCATCTCAGTTTACCATACTCCTATTTCAGTACTACTTGAAACGAAGTAGGAAAAGCCTTCCTACTAGAAAGAATGACTTGAATTCACTATTTATCATCATTGCAAACCAATAACCATTACCATCATAATATAACTAAACGGGATAAGCGATATGTTATTTACGTGACAAAATATCTGACGGGGATGTAGAGTAAATTTAACTACATAATAGAAAGAATCCCACAGAAAAAATCTGAAACATCCTTAATTATAATTTTCCATAACAGGACTTCAAGAAACATTTTCAGGTCATAAAAACAAGAAATACATACAGATGTTTGCGATGATGCTGACTGTGATGCCGATACTGCCAAAGGACTCTTCAAGCTAATACCAGGTGCCACCTGAAAAAACACATAATAAATAATGACTTCCACTTCTACAAAGAATGATTCAAATAATATAATGTCAGCATAAAAAAAGTTTGAATAACAAAGGGATTTCAAAAATAAGGGCCTAGAGTAAATAACCCAGCAAACCACAACAATAACACTATCTACCAAAGCCATTTCCCACCGGGTGGAAATAACTAGATGGATCAAACGATGCTGTAATATCTTATCATGAATCATcatatatataataataataataatagtaagGCATTGAACTCCAAATACTTCATAATGGTTCAGCCAATAGGTTTGCTAAACATCTCCCTATTTCTAATTATTGGACTGTCCCTCATCTGGGGTATCCTCCTTGCCAACACGTCTACATGTGTTCTCCAATACGGCCATCTCACCTAAGACGAGATTTAACTATCCTATCCTTTAACTTCCTCACTAATGCATCCCCATTTTCTTAGGGGACCCACAAAACCGGCTAGTAAGGTGAAAGATGTCTCCCATTTATAAACACTATATCAGATCATATACCACTTTGTGGCGCCGTCATAGCAGAATATGGCAGAAAGAACACGCAATATCGGCCGATATTTACCATTGCAGCGAGCCCAAAAACCACAACAGATATCCACCATGGCTGATATTTTATAACACTGCCATCTATATTATGGTCTGAGTTGCCCAATAATGGAGCCCCGCAAATCATGAATGGGCTCAGTACTATTTTAGAATTTGGGATGAACCTAACTCAACTCAACTTCACAAAACCGACTTATAAAGTGTGGGACACCTCCCATTTGTAAATGCTTTTCCAGCCATACAGCATCTAATGGGGGACTCAACAAAACTTGAACATGCTCTAGTATTATTTTAGAATTTGGGATGAGCCTAACTCAACCGACTTATAAGGTGTGGGATACCACTCATTTGGAATCACTTCTCCGGCCATACAACATCCAATGTGGGACTCTCAAGAACCCAAAACATAGATTACCTTAATTTCATAGAGAGagatatataatatatattagCACAAATAGACAATCTAATATGAATTTCAAGGAAAAAAATTATAATATGTCAATTAAGTGATATATGCCAAACCAATAACACAAATCTACATATCATTGATATGTAATTGTGTGCAAGCTATGCATGTTTGCAACCAAAAAATAGTGAATAAACAAATACCTTTGCAAGACCAGTGGGAATTGTAACAAGATCTTCTAGAATCTTCCCTTCGTCTAAAGGCAATGAACTGATTGTCTAGAAAAATTGACAATCCAATACGGAAAATTCAAGGCAAAAAAAAATGATAATATGCAAAAATTAAATGTATGCCAAACCAATAACACAAATCTACATATGATTGGTACATTTGTGTGTGCAAGTTCTGTGTGTTTGCATCCAATCAACAATGAATAAACAAATACCTTTGCAACTGCAACACTTGTGGGAATTGTAACAAGATCTTCTAGAGTATCAACCTTATCTAAAGGTAATGAAATGTATAGTTCATCAACATCATCAAATTCGTCAAAATCCTCCTGTCAAAGAAAAAATTAATAAGAAAAAGTAATAGAAAATCAGTACGAAACGAGTCATAAATTTTTTAGAGGACAGAGAAATAGAGAGGAACTATCTCCACCCTCCAACATGAATTTGGAGCTAAACTTTGTGCGGTCACAAAGTATATTTTTGGAAAAAATATGTCACCCGGAAGTACACTTCTAGAAAATTGTGCGCGGTTTTTAGAAATGTGGGATATGGGGAAAGTTCCTCCCAAAGAAATATGAATGGATGAAATTGGAGAGGAGGTTAGGCCGTTAGGTATAGTGTTTCATTTCAAAACTTTGAAAATTATAAAAATGAATAAGGAAATACTGGAAAACTTGCATGATATGGGGAAAGTTCCTCCCAAAGAAATACGAATGGATGAAATTGGAGAGGAGGTTAGGCCGTTAGGTATAGTGTTTCATTTCAAAACTTTGAAAATTATAAAAATGAATAAGGAATTACTGGAAACTTGCATGATATTACCTCATTTCATTCCTATTATTTTGAAATATTTGCATATATGTGGACAGCTGAGATTTTACTCTAAAAGACTCccataaataaataaatactgTATTTATAAAGGTCATACAGATGCATCAAAATTTACCAAGTTTCCAACTTCTCAGAGCATAATGATTTCTAAAAGACAAACCTGATTACGCTCTACATAGTCGTCCAAGAAATCTTTCACATCATTAACCTGCTCTGGACTCAATTCGTCATTATCTAGAAGCCTCAAAACTAATTCACATTTCTTTATATGAGCCTTGTGCCGAGTAATTGATGTCTCTAGATGCGtctacaaaacaaacaaaaagtGTCAATGACCATGAGAAAGGCAAAAAGTATCATTCCCTCAAACGATGTGTCCTTCACTCCATACCAATCTAGGAGGCCTGTTTTTTCCTTTCTTGACTGTAAGGCCTTCAAGCTCAGCTTCAAAGTTATCGATCTGAGATTCTAACTCTCCGACCTACTCACATATTCAAAAGACAATACGAAGAACATAAGGCAAATGATAAACAAGACATATATGTACATGAATCAGGTTAATATGATCTCACTTATGAAATTATAAAATCAAGGAGACAGCATAACAAAAATCACCATGAAAACAGGATCAGATTGATACAAAAAATATGTAAGAGAAGCATATCTTAAGAACCAAATGAACTTATACATTGTTAAGAGTAGAAAGGTCTCAAACTAGACTACAACTTATATTGTGTTGTAATGAACATTATATTCCAGGTAAACAAGGCCAAATATGTTCCTAAGCAAACACTCTGAACACAAAAGCATACACACATAAGCTACAAATACTAGTCATACTGGACACAACAAAGCCAAATTGAAAATTATACAAAGGAAATGATTCCATACCACATTGTTTAACCAATCCCTCGTCTCTGATTTAGCCTTCTCTCTCGGATCCTATCAGAAAACAGTCCGATAACAAATTCCTCAGCACAATACTGACATAAACATAACCACTGAACACCAGAAACAAAACCGCAAATTGGTAAAATGAAAGGAAAAAAAAGTAACATCTCCCCGATTCAAAGACTCACTGTCTTCGGCTGTTGACCCAAGCCTTCTTTGGAGAATGCTTTGGTCTTAGTTTCCTTCTCACATATTTTAAATCTTTCCATTTCTCGTTCAATTAACTTCCGAGCATCTACCAGAGCTTGCTCGTACGCGGCACTAACCTATATCAAGGATAAAAAGATATATCAAACTCAAAGCCTGTGATTTAAACCCCAACATGTATCATTCAAATCATCACACAGCATAAGCCAAATCAAGCAGCACTACAATTAAGTTAACAAAATCCACCAATTTCATATTCAAACTAGTTTCAATTAACTTATTTTAAGTTCAAAACAGCTTAGGGTagaaataaaatattaaaaaaaaaaaaaagaatcagCATTTCAATTGCGTTATTCAACAATTACGAGCAAATACCTTCTTATCCTTGATCTCACTGGATTGAATCCAAGTCTTAATTTGATCTCTATACCTCTGGAGCTTCTTAATCTCCTTTTTGAGGTCTGCCTCGAATTTCTCCTTTTGATTTGCATTGTCTGTGTCGTAAACCTATCACACCAAATAAAAAGCGATTAACAGCGCTATTTAGTTCAGAATTAGTAGAAATTAGAGTAATCAAGACGATGAAAAAAGAAAAGAGTTAGGGAAAATTAGAAGGACCTTGTTCCAGATGCTGTCAAATACTTCAACGCCTTCCTGAACCTTCTTGAGAACACGATCTATCTCTCCTTGAAGCTTTCGACTTGCACCCATTTGATTACGGGTTTATCAATTTCATACAATTCTCGAAATGATGATTGATCAGCGAAAATTCAGTAGGTATTTTGTTGCTACGTCGATTCTTGTTCTAGGGTTTGTTTCTGCTATCACACACTCGCTTGCAAGACGACGCGGAGATTCTACCTGATGTTTTCGTTCGTATTTTCATTTTGTAGGgtcaaattttatttttatttttattttatttttatttcatgTTTATCTTTTACTGTAATAAGTTTTTTTAATATGAATGAGCTTAAATTATGGAATCGAGTGAGCTATGCTAGGATTTTTTACTAATATAACCCAAGTTTTTaaattattttccaaaataacccaagtttcaaaaaatttcccaatctaccccaccTTTAAtagggaggcgccaattggattggcgccccctcttaaaaattacaaggaggcgccaattggattggctagggcacctgccctagccaatccaattggcgcc encodes:
- the LOC127126659 gene encoding uncharacterized protein LOC127126659, whose translation is MGASRKLQGEIDRVLKKVQEGVEVFDSIWNKVYDTDNANQKEKFEADLKKEIKKLQRYRDQIKTWIQSSEIKDKKVSAAYEQALVDARKLIEREMERFKICEKETKTKAFSKEGLGQQPKTDPREKAKSETRDWLNNVVGELESQIDNFEAELEGLTVKKGKNRPPRLTHLETSITRHKAHIKKCELVLRLLDNDELSPEQVNDVKDFLDDYVERNQEDFDEFDDVDELYISLPLDKVDTLEDLVTIPTSVAVAKTISSLPLDEGKILEDLVTIPTGLAKVAPGISLKSPLAVSASQSASSQTSEQADETASQDSNSDIVAKTPPPKSGGISSSASTPTGNNATPAFVNVSGHNLSSSPAAVLPVSNSVRNVLENANVNQSASTKEEDINSFPSRRPSPSLSDAALVRGRNSLSNQATASIPLGSGNMVSGNGAFGSLPSASEITKRNILAADDRLGSSGMVQPLVSPLSNRLILPQVGKVNDGTASVDSSTVNEAAAVSGRVFSPSVVPGMQWRPGSPFPNQNDAGQLRGRTEIAPDQREKFLQKFQQVQQQGPSTLLNMPSLVAGNHKQFSSQQQSPLLQQFNSQGSSVSSQSSMGLGAQSPSLGGISSVSLQQPNSVHPPSSQQAIPGAAKDADKIEEQQQHQSFPDESTTEPTSTGIGKNLIVEDDLKSAYVADSPVGASASLPEAAQISRDIDLSPGQPLQSNQSAGHLGVIGRRNGVDLGAIGDSFSASSVNSGGVRDQLYNLQMLEAAHFKVPLAKDSERPRTYTPRHPAITPPSYPQVQAPIVNNPAFWERLGLEAYGTDTLFFAFYYQQNTYQQYLAAKELKKQSWRYHRKYNTWFQRHEEPKVATDDFEQGTYVYFDFHIANDDLQHGWCQRIKTEFTFEYNYLEDELLV